In a single window of the Rhopalosiphum padi isolate XX-2018 chromosome 1, ASM2088224v1, whole genome shotgun sequence genome:
- the LOC132918206 gene encoding uncharacterized protein LOC132918206 isoform X2 — protein MQDQYRKSIKKTTSGQAAKKVKKYKFDDQLQFLEPRIQERDTLSNIEDVVDNEDVDIFNENMGKNKNENENAEIQSDEHMNEIVSDGGKQLQTVKQTMDSKSIKKWTKNHLNYSPYYMTSPLMKYITHKQDHNMANATQSNPVDAFLTGLSPTLKTFTPYYLNLVKSKIFSVVQEHEKKMILDEEQKKKSHTAPNFTVSSPTYQ, from the coding sequence ATGCAAGACCAATAccgaaaatcaattaaaaaaacaacaagtgGGCAAGCcgctaaaaaagtaaaaaaatataaatttgatgacCAGCTACAATTTTTAGAACCACGTATACAAGAAAGAGACACTTTAAGCAACATAGAAGATGTAGTTGACAATGAAGACGTTGACATTTTCAATGAAAACAtgggcaaaaataaaaatgaaaatgaaaacgcTGAAATTCAAAGTGACGAGCACATGAACGAAATAGTGTCAGACGGTGGCAAGCAGTTGCAAACTGTTAAACAAACTATGGATTCTAAGTCAATTAAAAAATGGaccaaaaatcatttaaattattcaccATATTATATGACTTCACCGCTGATGAAATATATTACGCATAAACAGGATCATAACATGGCCAATGCTACTCAGAGTAATCCAGTCGATGCTTTTTTGACAGGCCTCTCACCAACACTTAAGACATTCACACCGTATTATTTGAACTTAgtgaaatctaaaatattttcagtagTACAAGAGCATgaaaagaaaatgattttagacgaagaacagaaaaaaaaatctcatacGGCGCCAAATTTTACTGTATCATCGCCaacatatcaataa
- the LOC132918206 gene encoding uncharacterized protein LOC132918206 isoform X1, which translates to MSAPVNAVGRTKPSRRANGKTCKTRWNNMQDQYRKSIKKTTSGQAAKKVKKYKFDDQLQFLEPRIQERDTLSNIEDVVDNEDVDIFNENMGKNKNENENAEIQSDEHMNEIVSDGGKQLQTVKQTMDSKSIKKWTKNHLNYSPYYMTSPLMKYITHKQDHNMANATQSNPVDAFLTGLSPTLKTFTPYYLNLVKSKIFSVVQEHEKKMILDEEQKKKSHTAPNFTVSSPTYQ; encoded by the exons ATGTCAGCTCCAGTCAACGCCGTCGGGCGTACCAAACCATCCAGACGGGCTAACG GAAAAACTTGTAAAACTCGTTGGAATAATATGCAAGACCAATAccgaaaatcaattaaaaaaacaacaagtgGGCAAGCcgctaaaaaagtaaaaaaatataaatttgatgacCAGCTACAATTTTTAGAACCACGTATACAAGAAAGAGACACTTTAAGCAACATAGAAGATGTAGTTGACAATGAAGACGTTGACATTTTCAATGAAAACAtgggcaaaaataaaaatgaaaatgaaaacgcTGAAATTCAAAGTGACGAGCACATGAACGAAATAGTGTCAGACGGTGGCAAGCAGTTGCAAACTGTTAAACAAACTATGGATTCTAAGTCAATTAAAAAATGGaccaaaaatcatttaaattattcaccATATTATATGACTTCACCGCTGATGAAATATATTACGCATAAACAGGATCATAACATGGCCAATGCTACTCAGAGTAATCCAGTCGATGCTTTTTTGACAGGCCTCTCACCAACACTTAAGACATTCACACCGTATTATTTGAACTTAgtgaaatctaaaatattttcagtagTACAAGAGCATgaaaagaaaatgattttagacgaagaacagaaaaaaaaatctcatacGGCGCCAAATTTTACTGTATCATCGCCaacatatcaataa